Proteins from a genomic interval of Pseudomonas sp. RC10:
- the hutH gene encoding histidine ammonia-lyase, with protein MSRAEQIIIGDARVTWQDITAVARHGATLALSDSAWARIDNAQAIVQRIVASDERAYGVNTGLGALCNVSLQGEQLSRLSRNTLLSHACGVGPALPDEQTRAIICAAIINYTQGKSGIHRQVVEALMALLNRRITPQVPSQGSVGYLTHMAHIGVALLGVGQVSYRGQVVSALQALSEEGLSPVELGAKDGLCLVNGTPCMTGLSCLAIADVNRLMQWADVISAMTFEGLRGQLDAFDETIIALKPHPGMQQVGKNLRGLLAGSEVLANSKGIRTQDALSIRSIPQVHGATRDQLAHATQQIETELNSATDNPLLLGAPDAYRVVSQANPHGQSVAMAADLLAIAMAELGSIAERRLDRLINPTVSGLPAFLVSQPGVNSGMMIVQYVAASLCAENRQLAQPAVIDNYVTSGLQEDHLSMGTSAALKLHKVLENVTQILAIEYLLAAQAFEFFKGPRFGVGTEAAWRLLRERVPAYDEDRWLAPDIASSVTLLKNEESLETVFQVCRDYAATHNSNSRSPSATSAEQAGASSRHATDINEGVAAS; from the coding sequence ATGTCGCGAGCAGAACAGATCATCATCGGCGATGCACGGGTCACCTGGCAGGACATCACCGCCGTGGCGCGTCATGGCGCCACGCTGGCGTTGTCCGATAGCGCCTGGGCACGGATCGACAACGCCCAGGCCATCGTGCAGCGCATCGTCGCCAGCGACGAACGCGCCTACGGCGTGAACACCGGCTTGGGGGCGCTGTGCAACGTGTCGCTGCAAGGCGAGCAACTGAGCCGCCTGTCGCGCAACACGCTGCTCAGCCACGCCTGCGGTGTCGGCCCGGCACTGCCCGATGAGCAGACCCGCGCGATCATCTGCGCCGCGATCATCAACTACACACAGGGCAAGTCCGGCATCCATCGTCAAGTGGTCGAAGCGCTGATGGCGTTGCTCAACCGCCGCATCACGCCGCAGGTGCCGTCCCAGGGTTCGGTCGGCTACCTGACCCACATGGCGCACATCGGCGTCGCACTGCTGGGCGTCGGTCAGGTCAGCTATCGCGGGCAAGTCGTATCGGCATTGCAAGCGCTGAGCGAGGAAGGTCTGTCGCCGGTCGAACTCGGCGCCAAGGACGGGTTGTGTCTGGTCAACGGTACGCCGTGCATGACCGGCCTGAGCTGCCTGGCCATCGCCGACGTGAATCGCCTGATGCAATGGGCCGATGTGATCAGCGCCATGACCTTCGAAGGCCTGCGCGGTCAGCTCGACGCATTCGATGAAACGATCATTGCGCTCAAGCCCCATCCGGGCATGCAGCAAGTGGGCAAGAACCTGCGCGGCCTGCTGGCGGGCAGCGAAGTCTTGGCCAACAGCAAGGGTATTCGTACACAGGACGCCTTGAGCATCCGTTCGATTCCGCAGGTCCACGGGGCCACCCGCGACCAACTCGCTCACGCCACCCAGCAGATCGAAACCGAGCTGAATTCGGCCACCGACAACCCGCTGCTGCTGGGCGCGCCTGACGCCTATCGCGTCGTCTCGCAAGCCAACCCACACGGTCAGTCAGTGGCGATGGCGGCGGACCTGCTCGCCATTGCGATGGCTGAACTGGGCTCGATTGCCGAGCGACGTCTGGACCGCCTGATCAACCCGACCGTCAGCGGCCTGCCTGCGTTTCTGGTCAGCCAGCCGGGGGTCAACTCCGGGATGATGATCGTGCAATATGTCGCCGCGTCCCTCTGTGCGGAAAACCGCCAGCTGGCGCAACCGGCCGTCATCGACAACTACGTGACGTCAGGGCTTCAAGAGGACCATTTGAGCATGGGCACCAGCGCCGCCTTGAAGCTGCACAAGGTGCTGGAGAACGTCACGCAGATCCTCGCCATCGAGTACCTGCTCGCCGCTCAAGCGTTCGAATTCTTTAAGGGGCCGCGCTTCGGCGTGGGCACCGAAGCCGCGTGGCGTCTGCTGCGTGAGCGCGTTCCGGCTTATGACGAAGACCGCTGGCTGGCCCCGGACATCGCCAGCAGCGTGACCCTGCTCAAGAACGAAGAATCACTGGAAACCGTCTTTCAGGTCTGCCGCGATTATGCGGCAACCCATAACAGCAACAGCCGCAGTCCGAGCGCCACAAGCGCGGAACAGGCAGGAGCCAGTTCAAGGCACGCGACCGACATCAACGAAGGAGTAGCAGCATCGTGA
- the hutH gene encoding histidine ammonia-lyase translates to MNLIPGQLTLAQLRAIYQQPVTLTLDASADQQIEDSVACVERILAEDRTAYGINTGFGLLASTRIASADLENLQRSLVLSHAAGVGQPISDELVRLIMVLKVNSLSRGFSGIRRQVIDALIALINAEVYPHIPLKGSVGASGDLAPLAHMSLVLLGEGKARYKGQWLNAVEALAVAGLKPLTLAAKEGLALLNGTQVSTAYALRGLFEGEDLFAGALSCGALTVEAVLGSRSPFDARIHAARGQRGQIDSAAAYRDLLGDSSQVSDSHRDCDKVQDPYSLRCQPQVMGACLTQLRQAAEVLAVESNAVSDNPLVFAAEDDIISGGNFHAEPVAMAADNIALAIAEIGSLSERRISLMMDKHMSQLPPFLVANGGVNSGFMIAQVTAAALASENKALSHPHSVDSLPTSANQEDHVSMAPAAGKRLWEMAENTRGVLAVEWLAACQGLDLRNGLKTSEKLEIARTTLRGKVPFYEKDRFFAPDIEAATALLASNCLSELVSADLLPSF, encoded by the coding sequence CTGAACCTGATCCCCGGCCAGTTGACCCTGGCGCAACTGCGCGCGATCTATCAGCAACCCGTGACCCTCACGCTGGACGCCAGCGCCGACCAACAGATCGAAGACAGCGTGGCCTGCGTCGAGCGCATCCTTGCTGAAGACCGCACGGCCTACGGCATCAACACCGGTTTCGGCCTGCTGGCTTCGACCCGCATCGCCAGCGCCGATCTGGAAAACCTGCAACGCTCGCTGGTGTTGTCTCACGCCGCAGGCGTAGGTCAGCCGATCAGCGACGAGCTGGTGCGCCTGATCATGGTGCTCAAGGTCAACAGCCTGAGCCGTGGTTTCTCGGGCATTCGTCGTCAGGTGATCGATGCGCTGATCGCGCTGATCAACGCCGAGGTCTATCCGCACATTCCGCTGAAAGGTTCGGTCGGTGCGTCCGGCGACCTCGCGCCACTGGCGCACATGTCGCTGGTGCTGCTGGGCGAAGGCAAGGCGCGTTACAAGGGCCAGTGGCTGAACGCCGTTGAAGCCTTGGCAGTCGCTGGCTTGAAGCCGCTGACCCTCGCCGCAAAAGAAGGCCTGGCATTACTGAACGGCACACAGGTGTCGACCGCGTACGCCCTGCGTGGCCTGTTCGAAGGCGAAGATCTGTTTGCCGGCGCCTTGAGCTGTGGCGCGCTGACCGTTGAAGCGGTGCTCGGCTCACGTTCGCCGTTCGATGCGCGGATTCACGCCGCCCGTGGTCAACGTGGCCAGATCGATTCCGCCGCGGCCTATCGCGACTTGCTGGGCGACAGCAGCCAGGTCTCTGATTCCCACCGCGACTGCGACAAGGTTCAAGACCCGTATTCGCTGCGCTGCCAGCCACAGGTCATGGGCGCGTGCCTGACCCAGTTGCGTCAGGCCGCTGAGGTGCTGGCCGTCGAATCCAACGCCGTGTCCGACAACCCGCTGGTGTTCGCCGCCGAAGACGACATTATCTCGGGCGGCAACTTCCACGCCGAGCCGGTGGCCATGGCCGCCGACAACATCGCGCTGGCCATCGCTGAAATCGGCTCGCTGAGTGAACGCCGCATCTCGCTGATGATGGACAAGCACATGTCGCAACTGCCGCCGTTTCTGGTGGCCAATGGCGGCGTGAACTCCGGCTTCATGATCGCCCAGGTGACCGCAGCGGCATTGGCCAGCGAGAACAAGGCGCTGTCCCACCCGCACAGCGTCGACAGCCTGCCGACCTCGGCCAACCAGGAAGACCACGTGTCGATGGCACCTGCCGCTGGCAAGCGTCTGTGGGAAATGGCGGAAAACACCCGGGGCGTGCTGGCTGTAGAATGGCTGGCTGCGTGTCAGGGTCTGGACCTGCGCAATGGTCTGAAGACCTCGGAAAAACTGGAAATCGCCCGCACCACCCTGCGCGGCAAAGTCCCGTTCTACGAAAAAGACCGCTTCTTCGCCCCTGACATCGAGGCCGCCACCGCGCTGCTGGCATCCAATTGCCTGAGCGAACTGGTTTCCGCTGACCTGCTGCCGAGCTTCTGA
- a CDS encoding amino acid permease, whose protein sequence is MKPQNATDLKRGLSARHIRFMALGSAIGTGLFYGSASAIKLAGPAVLLVYLIAGAAVYMVMRALGEMAVRNPVSGSFSEYATQYLGPLAGFVLGWTYAFEMIIVCLADVTAFGIYMGFWFPDVPRWTWVLGIVFVIGALNLCSVKVFGETEFWLSLLKVGAIIGMILAGFGILLFGIGSSAGDSVSHVSNLWTQGGFMPNGVGGMVAALAVVMFAFGGIEIIGVAAGEARDPERVIPRAINAVPLRILLFYVLTLFVLMSLYPWQDIGSQGSPFVQIFDKLGISSAAIILNIVVISAAISAINSDIFGAGRMMYGLAIQGQAPKGFAQLSANGVPWMTVLVMGAALLCGVVLNYLIPENVFLLIASIATFATVWVWLMILVTQIAMRRSMSPEDVAQLKFPVPLWPVAPIAATAFMVFVFVVLGYFPDTQAALLVGAVWIVMLVIVYRVWVKPTHKLIKNRPVG, encoded by the coding sequence ATGAAACCGCAAAACGCAACAGATCTGAAACGCGGGCTCAGCGCCCGTCACATTCGCTTCATGGCGCTGGGTTCTGCCATCGGCACCGGGCTGTTCTATGGCTCGGCGTCGGCGATCAAACTGGCCGGGCCTGCTGTACTGCTGGTCTACCTCATCGCGGGTGCCGCGGTGTACATGGTCATGCGCGCACTCGGCGAGATGGCCGTGCGCAACCCGGTGTCCGGCTCGTTCAGCGAGTACGCCACGCAATACCTGGGTCCGCTGGCAGGCTTCGTCCTGGGCTGGACCTACGCATTCGAGATGATCATCGTCTGCCTGGCCGACGTTACGGCATTCGGGATCTACATGGGTTTCTGGTTCCCCGACGTGCCCCGCTGGACCTGGGTGCTCGGCATCGTTTTCGTGATTGGCGCGCTCAACCTGTGCAGCGTCAAAGTGTTTGGTGAAACCGAGTTCTGGCTGTCGCTGCTCAAGGTCGGCGCGATCATCGGGATGATCCTCGCGGGCTTCGGCATTTTGCTGTTCGGCATCGGGTCGTCTGCGGGCGACAGCGTCAGCCACGTGAGCAATCTGTGGACCCAGGGCGGCTTCATGCCCAATGGCGTCGGCGGCATGGTCGCAGCGCTGGCGGTGGTGATGTTCGCGTTCGGCGGCATTGAAATCATTGGCGTGGCAGCCGGCGAGGCGCGTGATCCTGAGCGGGTTATTCCCCGCGCGATCAACGCAGTGCCGCTGCGGATTTTGCTGTTTTACGTGCTGACGCTGTTCGTGCTGATGTCGTTGTACCCGTGGCAGGACATCGGCAGCCAAGGCAGCCCGTTCGTCCAGATTTTCGACAAGCTCGGGATTTCCTCGGCGGCGATCATCCTCAACATCGTGGTGATCTCAGCGGCGATTTCGGCGATCAACAGCGACATTTTTGGCGCCGGTCGCATGATGTACGGCTTGGCAATTCAGGGTCAGGCGCCCAAAGGGTTCGCGCAGCTGTCGGCCAACGGCGTGCCGTGGATGACCGTGCTGGTGATGGGCGCCGCATTGCTCTGCGGCGTGGTGCTGAATTATCTGATTCCGGAGAACGTGTTCCTGCTGATCGCATCCATCGCGACCTTCGCCACGGTCTGGGTGTGGCTGATGATCCTCGTCACACAGATTGCGATGCGCCGCTCGATGAGTCCGGAAGACGTCGCGCAATTGAAATTTCCGGTGCCGTTGTGGCCGGTCGCACCGATTGCCGCCACTGCGTTCATGGTGTTCGTGTTTGTGGTGCTGGGGTATTTCCCCGATACGCAGGCAGCGCTTCTGGTGGGCGCGGTGTGGATTGTGATGTTGGTGATTGTGTATCGGGTTTGGGTGAAGCCAACCCACAAACTGATCAAAAACCGACCTGTCGGATGA
- the hutI gene encoding imidazolonepropionase, translating into MKTLWHNCHAATMANGTYSIIENAAIVTDGAHIAWVGPLSDAPDLADAQKVDLDGAWVTPGLIDCHTHTVFGGNRSGEFEQRLQGVSYAEIAAAGGGIASTVRATRAASEEQLYASAERRVQHLLKDGVTTLEIKSGYGLDLASEGKMLRVARRLGEKLPVTVRTTCLAAHALPPEYKDRADDYIAHICSEMLPALAAENLVDAVDAFCEYLAFSPAQVEQVFITAGQLGLPVKLHAEQLSSLHGSSLAARYQALSADHLEFMTEEDAIAMAASGTVAVLLPGAFYFLRETQLPPMDALRKHGVKIAIATDLNPGTSPGLSLRLMLNMACTLFRMTPEEALAGATIHAAQALGLAETHGSLEVGKVADFVAWNIERPADLAYWLGGDLDKRVVRHGVESRF; encoded by the coding sequence ATGAAAACGCTCTGGCATAACTGTCACGCAGCAACCATGGCAAACGGCACGTACTCGATCATCGAGAACGCGGCCATCGTGACCGACGGAGCGCACATTGCCTGGGTCGGTCCTCTGAGCGATGCCCCTGATCTGGCCGACGCTCAAAAGGTTGACCTCGACGGCGCGTGGGTCACACCTGGCCTGATCGACTGCCACACCCACACCGTGTTCGGCGGCAATCGCAGCGGCGAATTCGAGCAGCGTCTGCAAGGTGTCAGTTACGCCGAAATCGCGGCGGCCGGAGGCGGTATCGCCAGCACCGTGCGCGCGACCCGGGCGGCCAGCGAAGAGCAGCTCTACGCCAGCGCTGAGCGCCGTGTGCAGCATTTGCTCAAGGACGGTGTGACCACGCTGGAGATCAAATCCGGCTACGGCCTGGACCTGGCCAGCGAAGGCAAAATGCTGCGTGTCGCTCGCCGACTAGGGGAAAAACTCCCCGTCACCGTGCGCACCACCTGTCTCGCCGCCCACGCCCTGCCCCCGGAATACAAGGATCGCGCCGACGATTACATCGCCCACATTTGCTCGGAAATGCTGCCCGCACTGGCGGCTGAAAATCTGGTGGATGCAGTGGATGCGTTCTGCGAATACCTGGCTTTTTCGCCTGCGCAGGTCGAGCAGGTGTTCATCACCGCCGGCCAATTGGGCTTGCCGGTGAAGCTGCACGCCGAGCAGTTGTCGTCGCTTCATGGTTCGAGTCTGGCAGCCCGTTATCAGGCGCTGTCGGCTGACCATCTGGAATTCATGACCGAGGAAGACGCCATCGCCATGGCCGCTTCCGGCACCGTCGCGGTGCTGCTGCCGGGCGCGTTCTACTTCCTTCGTGAGACTCAGTTGCCACCGATGGACGCCCTGCGCAAACACGGCGTGAAGATCGCCATCGCCACCGACCTCAACCCAGGCACCTCGCCGGGCCTGTCGCTGCGACTGATGCTGAACATGGCCTGCACCCTGTTCCGCATGACCCCGGAAGAAGCCCTGGCGGGCGCAACGATTCATGCCGCGCAAGCCTTGGGCCTGGCTGAAACGCACGGCTCGCTGGAAGTCGGCAAGGTGGCGGATTTCGTCGCGTGGAACATCGAACGGCCTGCGGACCTGGCTTATTGGCTGGGCGGGGATCTGGATAAACGCGTCGTGCGTCACGGCGTGGAAAGTCGTTTCTAA
- the hutG gene encoding N-formylglutamate deformylase, translating to MDKVFSFTRGRVPLLISMPHPGLHLTPVVREGLVDEAVSLPDTDWHIPRLYDFAHDLGASVLAAEYSRFVIDLNRPSDDKPLYAGATTGLYPSTLFEGDPLFKEGQVPTQEERATYLEKIWTPYHDTLRNELERLRDEFGYALLFDAHSIRGHIPHLFDGRLPDFNLGTFNGASCDPELEKRVEAVCAGAKNYSHVLNGRFKGGHITRHYGNPAENIHAVQLELAQSTYMEEFVPFHYRADLADPTRVVLKSLLESMIAWGRKKYGK from the coding sequence GTGGACAAGGTATTTAGTTTCACTCGCGGTCGCGTGCCGCTGCTGATCAGCATGCCGCACCCAGGTTTGCATCTGACGCCGGTGGTGCGCGAGGGGCTGGTGGACGAGGCCGTGAGCCTGCCGGACACGGACTGGCACATCCCGCGCCTCTACGATTTCGCCCACGATCTGGGCGCCAGCGTGCTGGCCGCCGAGTATTCGCGCTTCGTCATCGACCTCAACCGCCCCTCCGACGACAAGCCGCTGTACGCTGGTGCGACCACCGGACTGTACCCATCGACGTTGTTCGAAGGCGATCCGCTGTTCAAGGAAGGCCAGGTGCCGACCCAGGAAGAGCGCGCGACGTATCTGGAGAAAATCTGGACGCCGTACCACGACACCCTGCGCAATGAGCTGGAGCGTCTGCGCGACGAATTCGGCTATGCGCTGCTGTTCGACGCCCACTCGATTCGCGGCCACATCCCGCACTTGTTCGACGGTCGCCTGCCGGACTTCAACCTCGGCACCTTCAACGGCGCGAGCTGCGATCCCGAGCTGGAAAAACGCGTTGAAGCGGTGTGCGCAGGCGCGAAGAACTACAGCCATGTGCTCAACGGACGCTTCAAGGGCGGCCACATCACACGCCACTACGGCAACCCGGCCGAGAACATCCACGCGGTGCAACTGGAACTGGCGCAGAGCACGTACATGGAAGAGTTCGTGCCGTTCCACTACCGCGCGGACCTGGCTGACCCGACGCGGGTGGTGTTGAAATCACTGCTGGAAAGCATGATCGCCTGGGGGCGGAAGAAGTACGGGAAGTAA
- a CDS encoding heavy metal translocating P-type ATPase, whose amino-acid sequence MSDSVHKHSPHDHAGHDHSGHDHAGNDHSAPVTFTPVGKHEHKAHSCCSHESAPAVVSVGNGSTDNARLSRFRIEAMDCPTEQTLIQNKLGMMSGIQKLEFNLINRVLDVWHELPSTDPIREAIGSLGMQADVMEEGAAQETESLPSPKKPWWPLALSGVAAVSAEIIHFTDAAPTWVVALIALVAIFSGGLTTYKKGWIALKNFNLNINALMSIAVTGAVLIGQWPEAAMVMFLFTVAELIEAKSLDRARNAIGGLMQLTPEMATVQQDGQWVEVEVKHIALGSVVRVKPGERIGLDGEVVAGHSSIDQAPITGESLPIEKTVGDKVFAGTINQAGSLEYKVTAAANNSSLARIIHAVEAAQGARAPTQRFVDSFSKIYTPAVFALALAVAIIPPLFMGATWFDWIYRALVLLVVACPCALVISTPVSIVSGLAAAARKGILVKGGVYLEMGHKLDYLALDKTGTITHGKPVQTDYVLLDEAFGDRALAISASLAGRSDHPVSQAIATDFGKDGHLPVEAFEALGGRGVKGEVDGRLYHLGNHRLVHESGLCSPELEARLEVLETQGKTVVLLFDETGPLALFAVADTVKDSSREAIAQLHALGVKTVMLTGDNPHTAKAIAAQVGIDQAQGNLLPTDKLQAIEGLYAQNHRVGMVGDGINDAPALARAEIGFAMAAAGTDTAIETADVALMDDDLRKIPAFIRLSRDTAAVLKQNIALALVIKAIFLVVTFAGVATMWMAVFADMGVSLLVVFNGLRLLRK is encoded by the coding sequence ATGAGTGACTCTGTACACAAACATTCGCCCCACGATCACGCTGGCCATGACCATAGCGGCCATGACCACGCAGGGAATGATCACTCGGCGCCCGTGACATTCACGCCGGTCGGCAAGCACGAGCACAAAGCCCATTCATGCTGCTCCCATGAGAGCGCTCCGGCGGTGGTCAGCGTTGGCAACGGTTCGACAGACAACGCGCGTCTCAGCCGCTTCCGCATCGAGGCGATGGACTGCCCGACCGAACAGACACTGATCCAGAACAAGCTGGGCATGATGTCGGGCATTCAAAAGCTCGAATTCAACCTGATCAATCGTGTGCTGGACGTCTGGCATGAGCTGCCGTCGACCGACCCGATTCGTGAGGCCATCGGCTCGCTCGGCATGCAGGCTGACGTGATGGAAGAGGGCGCAGCCCAAGAGACCGAATCGCTGCCGTCGCCGAAAAAGCCGTGGTGGCCGCTGGCGCTGTCCGGCGTGGCTGCTGTGTCGGCGGAAATCATTCACTTCACGGATGCCGCGCCGACCTGGGTGGTGGCGCTGATTGCCCTCGTCGCAATCTTCAGCGGCGGCCTGACCACCTACAAAAAAGGTTGGATCGCGCTCAAAAACTTCAATCTGAACATCAACGCCCTGATGAGCATCGCCGTGACCGGTGCCGTGCTGATCGGGCAGTGGCCGGAAGCGGCGATGGTGATGTTCCTGTTCACTGTGGCCGAGCTGATCGAAGCCAAATCCCTGGACCGCGCGCGCAACGCCATCGGCGGCCTGATGCAGCTGACGCCCGAGATGGCGACGGTTCAGCAAGACGGCCAGTGGGTGGAGGTCGAGGTCAAGCACATCGCATTGGGCAGCGTGGTCCGGGTCAAACCGGGCGAGCGCATTGGCTTGGACGGTGAGGTGGTGGCGGGGCATTCGAGCATCGACCAGGCGCCGATCACGGGTGAAAGCCTGCCGATCGAGAAGACCGTGGGCGACAAGGTGTTTGCCGGGACCATCAACCAGGCCGGTTCGCTGGAGTACAAGGTCACGGCGGCGGCGAACAATTCGTCGCTGGCGCGGATCATTCACGCGGTCGAAGCGGCTCAAGGCGCGCGTGCGCCGACTCAGCGCTTCGTCGACAGCTTCTCGAAAATCTACACGCCCGCCGTGTTCGCGCTGGCGCTGGCCGTGGCGATCATCCCGCCGTTGTTCATGGGCGCGACGTGGTTCGACTGGATCTACCGTGCGCTGGTGTTGCTGGTGGTGGCGTGCCCCTGTGCATTGGTGATTTCAACGCCGGTGAGCATCGTCAGCGGTCTCGCTGCGGCGGCGCGCAAGGGGATTTTGGTCAAGGGCGGCGTCTATCTGGAAATGGGGCACAAGCTCGATTACCTGGCGTTGGACAAAACCGGGACCATCACCCACGGCAAACCGGTGCAGACCGATTACGTGTTGCTCGACGAGGCGTTCGGTGATCGCGCGCTGGCGATATCAGCAAGCCTCGCAGGGCGCTCCGATCACCCGGTTTCTCAGGCCATTGCGACCGATTTCGGCAAGGACGGGCATCTGCCGGTCGAGGCGTTCGAAGCGCTGGGCGGGCGAGGTGTGAAGGGTGAGGTCGATGGTCGTCTGTATCACTTGGGCAACCACCGGTTGGTGCATGAGTCGGGGCTCTGCTCGCCCGAACTTGAGGCGCGTCTTGAGGTGCTGGAAACCCAAGGCAAAACCGTGGTGCTGTTGTTCGACGAGACCGGACCGTTGGCGTTGTTCGCCGTGGCCGACACGGTCAAGGACAGCAGCCGTGAAGCCATTGCGCAATTGCATGCACTGGGCGTGAAGACCGTGATGCTCACCGGTGATAACCCACACACGGCCAAGGCGATTGCCGCACAGGTGGGGATCGATCAGGCCCAGGGCAACCTGCTGCCGACCGACAAGTTGCAGGCGATTGAAGGCCTGTACGCGCAGAACCATCGCGTCGGGATGGTGGGTGATGGCATCAACGACGCGCCTGCATTGGCGCGGGCGGAGATCGGCTTCGCGATGGCAGCTGCTGGGACTGACACCGCCATTGAAACGGCTGACGTGGCGTTGATGGACGACGATTTGCGCAAGATTCCGGCGTTCATCCGTCTGTCCCGGGACACCGCGGCAGTGCTCAAGCAAAACATCGCGCTGGCGCTGGTGATCAAGGCGATCTTCCTCGTCGTGACGTTCGCGGGCGTCGCTACCATGTGGATGGCCGTATTTGCGGATATGGGGGTGAGCTTGCTGGTGGTGTTCAACGGGTTGCGGTTGTTGAGGAAGTAA
- the cadR gene encoding Cd(II)/Pb(II)-responsive transcriptional regulator — protein sequence MNASFKIGELAKLTDCPVETIRYYEREKLLSEPARSEGNYRLYTQEHVERLTFIRNCRSLDMTLDEIRSLLALRDSPQDQCESVNALIDEHIQHVSARIASLQALQAQLVDLRQRCSEGAPDHCGILDRLEVSGSVVAAEVEHSHVGRSHGH from the coding sequence ATGAACGCCTCTTTCAAGATCGGCGAGCTGGCCAAACTGACCGACTGCCCCGTGGAAACCATTCGTTATTACGAGCGCGAAAAGCTGCTGTCCGAGCCTGCGCGAAGTGAAGGCAATTACCGGCTGTACACTCAGGAACACGTCGAGCGCCTGACCTTCATCCGCAACTGCCGCAGCCTGGACATGACGCTGGATGAAATCCGCAGTCTGCTGGCCCTGCGCGACAGCCCGCAAGATCAGTGTGAAAGCGTGAATGCGCTGATCGACGAGCACATTCAGCACGTCAGCGCCCGCATCGCTAGCCTTCAGGCGCTACAAGCGCAGTTGGTGGATTTGCGACAGCGCTGCAGCGAAGGCGCGCCGGATCATTGCGGGATTCTGGATCGGCTGGAAGTGAGCGGCAGCGTGGTCGCCGCCGAAGTGGAGCATTCCCATGTGGGGCGCAGTCATGGGCATTAA
- a CDS encoding catalase has product MSNKLTTAFGAPVVDNQNIQTAGPHGPALLQDVWFLEKLAHFDREVIPERRMHAKGSGAFGTFTVTHDITQFTRAKLFSQVGKQTEMFARFSTVAGERGAADAERDIRGFALKFYTEEGNWDLVGNNTPVFFLRDPLKFPDLNHAVKRDPRTGMRSAENNWDFWTQLPEAFHQVTVVMSERGIPRSYREMHGFGSHTYSFLNAQHERFWVKFHFVSQQGIANLTDAEAQDLVGRDRESHHRDLYESIESGNFPRWKLFVQIMPEKEAGSYHINPFDLTKVWPKGDYPLIEVGVFELNRNPENNFADVEQAAFAPSNVVPGISFSPDKMLQGRLFSYGDAQRYRLSVNHHQIPVNSPKAALHVNSYHRDGLMRIDGNRGGMTSYEPNTKGAFQEQPDFREPPLSIEGAAGHWNHRVDDDYFSQPGNLFRNMSPKEQQSLFDNTARALRGVSAPIIALHIKHCTQADPAYGAGVTEAVERIHHA; this is encoded by the coding sequence ATGAGCAACAAACTGACGACCGCATTCGGCGCCCCTGTTGTCGATAACCAGAACATCCAGACCGCAGGCCCTCATGGCCCGGCGCTGTTGCAGGACGTCTGGTTCCTGGAAAAACTTGCTCACTTCGACCGCGAAGTCATCCCGGAGCGCCGCATGCACGCCAAAGGCTCGGGCGCGTTCGGCACGTTCACCGTCACTCACGACATCACCCAGTTCACCCGCGCCAAACTCTTCTCTCAGGTCGGCAAGCAGACTGAAATGTTCGCCCGCTTCTCGACCGTCGCCGGTGAGCGAGGCGCTGCGGACGCGGAACGCGACATTCGCGGCTTCGCCCTGAAGTTCTACACCGAAGAAGGCAACTGGGACCTCGTCGGCAACAACACCCCGGTGTTCTTCCTGCGCGATCCGCTGAAATTTCCTGACCTGAACCACGCTGTGAAACGCGACCCACGCACCGGCATGCGCAGCGCTGAAAACAATTGGGACTTCTGGACCCAACTGCCCGAAGCGTTTCACCAGGTCACCGTGGTCATGAGCGAGCGCGGCATTCCCCGCAGCTACCGCGAGATGCACGGTTTTGGCAGCCACACCTACAGCTTCCTCAACGCGCAGCACGAACGTTTCTGGGTCAAATTCCACTTCGTGTCCCAGCAAGGCATTGCCAACCTGACCGATGCCGAAGCGCAGGATTTGGTGGGTCGCGATCGTGAGTCCCATCACCGCGATCTGTACGAAAGCATCGAGAGCGGCAATTTCCCTCGCTGGAAACTGTTCGTGCAGATCATGCCGGAGAAGGAAGCGGGCAGTTACCACATCAACCCGTTCGACCTGACCAAGGTCTGGCCGAAAGGCGACTACCCGTTGATCGAAGTGGGCGTGTTCGAGCTGAACCGCAACCCGGAAAACAACTTCGCCGACGTCGAGCAAGCCGCGTTCGCGCCTTCCAACGTGGTGCCGGGTATCAGTTTCTCGCCGGACAAAATGCTGCAAGGCCGTCTGTTCTCCTACGGCGATGCCCAGCGCTACCGTTTGAGCGTCAACCACCACCAGATTCCGGTGAACTCGCCAAAAGCAGCGCTGCACGTGAACAGCTATCACCGCGATGGCCTGATGCGCATCGACGGCAACCGTGGCGGCATGACCTCGTACGAGCCGAACACCAAGGGCGCGTTCCAGGAGCAGCCTGATTTCCGCGAGCCGCCGCTGTCCATCGAAGGCGCTGCGGGCCACTGGAACCACCGTGTGGACGACGACTACTTCTCGCAGCCGGGCAACCTGTTTCGCAACATGAGCCCGAAAGAGCAACAGTCGCTGTTCGATAACACCGCACGTGCCCTGCGCGGCGTGTCGGCGCCGATCATCGCGCTGCACATCAAGCACTGCACCCAGGCTGACCCGGCGTACGGCGCCGGTGTGACCGAGGCGGTGGAGCGTATTCACCACGCGTAA